The following proteins are co-located in the Bubalus bubalis isolate 160015118507 breed Murrah chromosome 21, NDDB_SH_1, whole genome shotgun sequence genome:
- the XIRP1 gene encoding xin actin-binding repeat-containing protein 1 isoform X1 — MANAQTQVAPTPTIPMAATEDLPLPPPPALEDLPPPPPKESFSKFYQQRQASELRRLYKHIHPELRKNLAEAVAEDLAEVLGSEEPTEGDVQCMRWIFENWRLDAIGDHEKPPAKESVPGGNVQATSRKFEEGSFANSINQEPAGPRPSGGDVRAARQLFETKPLDALTVRAEASEATVREPAASGDVQGTRMLFETRPLDRLGSRRSTQEQSPLELRSEIQELKGDVKKTVKLFQTEPLCAIRDSEGAIHEVKAAYREEIQSNAVRSGRWLFETKPLDAINRDPSQVRVIRGISLEEAARPDVSATRWIFETQPLDAIREILVDEQDFQPSPDLIPPGPDVQQQRRLFETRALDTLKGEEEAGAEAPPKEAVVPGDVRSTLWLFETKPLDTLRDNVQVGHLQRVGPQEGERFTNERLSNADPSAPTLSQGAPERDGVKGDVKTFKNLFETLPLDSIGQGEALAPGSICRAEGTDSAGQSQDTGSPVYAMQDGKGHLHALTSVSREQVVGGDVQGYKWMFETQPLDRLGRSPSTVDVVRGITRQEVVAGDVGTARWLFETQPLEVIHQREQQEREEEEGKPQGGPQPETPHKGDVQTIRWLFETCPMSELAERQGSEVTDPTSKARSCTWMFAPQSPDWPEGSKEQHLEVSQVQAGERQTERHVFETEPLQAAGHPCRRGPVRYCSRVDIPSGQVSRQKEVFQALEAGKKEDQGPREIPEPIPVGSVHKFTWLFENCPMGSPVAESIRGGNLQEEQPVGPSGKGVPERQETVAEGTLRTLHATPGVLHHGGILMEARGPGELCLARYVLPCPGQGSPHVRKEELVSGELPRIVRQVLRRADVDQQGLLVQEDPAGQLHLKPLKLPAPGSSGSIEDMDPEFQELLACGLGTSAGRMGLVMQETEQGLVALTAYSLQPWLASRAPERSSVQLLAGCINKGDLSGLHSLRWEPPADSSPVPASEGAQKLPPAESIIHVPPLDPGKGIGHLRGPGATPCAPQAAGKAVSLAGEEKQESKCTGQKGAAALGKSEGAMTMPPGPRFPALQVTMQSRRTPTAEAQSLQQQARNKHKPGPAPGAASLPTQDGLPQAPAAGTAQSSSKPLAGGNPRIPAAPSKVSGEQKALPGGLSGGWVTIQDGIYTAHPVRTFDLPGAVRPSEQGPFPLLEGPGQSLGPGQEELGGHTQKAWGPPEKVMAGLGPGGLQAAKTTLKAASLAHHTRASKPRAAGASLHSRNASVPPPPPLPASVMEPDFPAQPRHDENSIRQTSKPTQDPLLHSHNSPAGQKSPGESQTKTLKPEPPTHLRKKPQLPPKPAHLSQLPLPRWLSKPSALAHSAAEEGGQGKYKQGETATAGRDPRPNKVSIAADQGPTGQSQPSPQHGPSTMAPSPTKSQAMGSNNHSPDPLRLSALSSHPISLQQGPSLTGEKCSDSSQQGTPKSPEILQGGQQELQGFLSQVQALEKEAESTVDVRALRRLFEAVPQLPGAPLAPAICGKPEASVEQAFGELTRVSTEVARLKEQTLARLLNIEEAVHKALSSMSSLQPGTNTRGHSQGPPKEHSAHEISVTDSGRVGPNCSGQEVKSQTLVKSQTEVTSHTEVQSQAKVRNHSEAGSQAALATPSTRKLETLREDSHLPQALPLSRESPSSPTFISMESATRKLPEEASPRGNPEISVKGAHFTQDECQTQPHQKAIWHKAGEKEAPQLSGPPPPGPAAASALPTRQKGALELQTAPGGSRHYGATGPGTERVDQCRTTALVSPTTVTEPAEPPRGPGPHLGHHTSPLMRQFLHSQTGLSTGLAEAEMLRVPCGHPTPAAQ; from the coding sequence ATGGCCAATGCCCAGACGCAGGTGGCCCCCACCCCAACCATCCCAATGGCAGCTACAGAGGACctgcccctcccaccaccacctgccCTGGAGGATCTACCACCGCCGCCACCCAAGGAGTCCTTCTCCAAGTTCTACCAGCAGCGGCAAGCCAGCGAGCTCCGCCGCCTCTACAAGCACATCCACCCCGAGCTCCGCAAGAATCTGGCTGAGGCCGTGGCTGAAGACTTGGCTGAGGTTCTGGGTTCCGAGGAGCCCACCGAGGGTGATGTCCAGTGCATGCGCTGGATCTTTGAGAACTGGCGGCTCGATGCCATTGGGGACCAtgagaagccacctgccaaggaGTCTGTGCCCGGTGGCAACGTCCAGGCCACCTCCCGCAAGTTTGAGGAAGGCTCCTTTGCTAATAGCATAAACCAGGAGCCGGCTGGACCTCGGCCATCTGGAGGGGACGTGCGTGCAGCCCGCCAGCTGTTTGAGACGAAGCCGCTGGATGCACTGACAGTTCGTGCTGAAGCATCAGAGGCTACAGTGAGGGAGCCTGCAGCCAGCGGAGACGTCCAGGGTACCAGGATGCTCTTTGAGACACGGCCACTGGACCGCCTTGGCTCCCGCCGCTCCACCCAGGAGCAGAGCCCCTTGGAGCTGCGCTCAGAGATCCAGGAGCTGAAAGGCGATGTGAAGAAGACGGTGAAGCTATTCCAAACAGAGCCGCTGTGTGCCATCCGGGACTCAGAGGGCGCCATCCACGAGGTCAAGGCCGCCTACCGGGAGGAGATCCAAAGCAACGCAGTGAGGTCTGGCCGTTGGCTCTTCGAGACCAAGCCTCTGGATGCCATCAACCGGGACCCCAGCCAGGTGCGGGTGATCCGGGGGatctccctggaggaggcagcccGGCCCGATGTCAGTGCGACTCGCTGGATCTTTGAGACACAGCCCCTGGATGCGATCCGGGAGATCTTAGTGGATGAGCAGGACTTCCAGCCATCCCCGGACCTTATCCCTCCCGGTCCGGATGTTCAGCAGCAGCGGCGTCTGTTTGAGACCCGAGCATTAGACACTCTCAAGggggaagaggaggctggagcAGAGGCCCCACCCAAAGAGGCAGTGGTCCCCGGTGACGTCCGCTCCACCCTGTGGCTATTTGAGACAAAGCCCCTGGACACCCTCAGAGACAATGTCCAAGTGGGTCACCTGCAGCGGGTGGGTCCCCAGGAGGGCGAGAGGTTCACAAATGAGCGTCTATCCAATGCTGACCCCTCAGCACCAACCCTCTCTCAGGGTGCCCCCGAGAGGGATGGGGTGAAGGGAGATGTGAAGACCTTCAAGAACCTTTTTGAGACCCTTCCCCTGGACAGTATCGGGCAGGGGGAAGCTTTGGCCCCTGGGAGCATATGCAGAGCAGAAGGAACTGATTCCGCCGGGCAGTCCCAGGACACAGGGTCCCCAGTGTACGCCATGCAGGATGGCAAAGGTCACCTCCATGCCCTGACCTCCGTCAGCAGAGAACAGGTAGTCGGAGGTGACGTGCAAGGTTACAAGTGGATGTTTGAGACACAGCCCCTAGACCGACTAGGCCGAAGCCCCAGTACCGTCGATGTGGTGCGGGGCATCACCCGGCAGGAAGTGGTGGCTGGAGATGTGGGCACTGCCCGGTGGCTCTTTGAGACACAGCCCCTGGAGGTAATCCACCAACGGGAGCAGCAGGAAcgagaggaagaagaaggaaagccTCAGGGAGGCCCTCAGCCCGAAACACCCCACAAGGGTGACGTGCAGACCATCCGCTGGTTGTTTGAGACGTGCCCGATGAGTGAGCTGGCCGAGAGGCAGGGGTCAGAGGTCACAGACCCCACAAGCAAGGCACGGTCGTGCACCTGGATGTTCGCGCCCCAATCCCCGGACTGGCCAGAAGGCTCCAAGGAGCAGCACCTTGAGGTGAGCCAGGTCCAGGCTGGggaaagacagacagagagacacgTCTTTGAAACTGAGCCTCTGCAGGCCGCGGGCCACCCCTGCAGAAGGGGGCCTGTGCGGTACTGCAGCAGAGTGGACATCCCCTCAGGGCAGGTGTCTCGTCAGAAGGAGGTTTTCCAGGCTCTGGAGGCCGGCAAGAAGGAAGACCAGGGACCCAGAGAAATCCCTGAGCCCATCCCAGTGGGCTCAGTGCACAAGTTCACCTGGCTCTTTGAGAACTGCCCCATGGGCTCCCCGGTAGCTGAGAGCATCCGAGGGGGCAACCTCCAGGAAGAGCAGCCTGTGGGTCCCTCAGGCAAGGGGGTGCCGGAGAGGCAAGAGACTGTGGCCGAGGGGACCCTGCGGACGCTGCACGCCACGCCTGGTGTCCTGCACCATGGAGGCATCCTCATGGAGGCCCGAGGGCCAGGGGAGCTCTGCCTCGCCAGGTACGTGCTCCCATGCCCAGGGCAGGGCAGCCCCCACGTTCGGAAGGAGGAGCTGGTGTCTGGGGAACTCCCCAGGATCGTCCGCCAAGTGCTGCGCCGGGCAGACGTGGACCAGCAGGGGCTGCTGGTGCAGGAGGACCCCGCGGGCCAGCTTCACCTCAAGCCGCTGAAGCTGCCAGCGCCAGGCAGCAGCGGGAGCATCGAAGACATGGACCCTGAGTTCCAGGAGTTGCTGGCTTGTGGCCTCGGGACCTCGGCGGGGAGGATGGggctggtaatgcaggagacagagcagGGCCTGGTGGCGCTGACCGCCTACTCCCTGCAACCCTGGCTAGCCAGCAGGGCCCCCGAAAGGAGTAGTGTGCAGCTGCTGGCCGGCTGCATAAACAAAGGAGACCTGAGTGGCCTGCACAGTCTGCGGTGGGAGCCGCCGGCTGACTCAAGTCCCGTGCCGGCCAGTGAGGGGGCCCAGAAGCTGCCCCCAGCTGAAAGCATCATCCACGTTCCCCCACTGGACCCTGGCAAGGGGATAGGGCATCTGAGAGGGCCGGGGGCCACCCCCTGCGCCCCACAGGCCGCTGGAAAGGCAGTCTCTCTGGCTGGGGAAGAAAAGCAGGAAAGCAAGTGCACTGGGCAGAAAGGGGCGGCAGCTTTAGGAAAGTCAGAGGGAGCCATGACTATGCCCCCAGGACCTAGGTTTCCAGCCCTCCAGGTCACTATGCAGAGTCGAAGGACGCCAACAGCCGAAGCCCAAAGCCTGCAGCAGCAAGCTCGGAACAAGCACAAGCCGGGCCCCGCCCCTGGGGCCGCCTCTCTGCCCACCCAGGATGGGCTTCCGCAAGCACCGGCCGCAGGGACTGCCCAGAGCAGCAGCAAGCCTCTGGCGGGAGGCAACCCCAGGATCCCAGCAGCCCCCAGCAAGGTCAGTGGGGAACAGAAAGCACTGCCTGGAGGGCTATCTGGGGGGTGGGTGACTATTCAGGATGGCATCTACACTGCTCATCCCGTCAGGACCTTCGACCTACCCGGGGCTGTCCGGCCATCTGAGCAAGGACCCTTTCCACTCCTGGAAGGCCCGGGTCAGAGTCTCGGGCCCGGGCAAGAGGAGCTGGGGGGCCACACACAGAAGGCCTGGGGGCctccagagaaggtgatggcaggaCTCGGCCCAGGGGGCCTCCAAGCTGCAAAGACCACCCTGAAGGCTGCCTCTTTAGCCCACCACACTCGGGCCTCTAAGCCTCGGGCAGCAGGTGCCAGTCTGCACTCTCGTAACGcctctgttcctcctcctcctcctctcccagcttctgtgATGGAACCGGACTTCCCAGCCCAACCCAGGCATGATGAGAATTCCATCCGGCAGACTTCCAAGCCCACGCAAGACCCCCTTCTTCACTCCCACAACAGCCCTGCTGGCCAGAAAAGCCCTGGGGAGTCACAGACAAAGACCCTGAAACCAGAGCCTCCCACACACCTGAGAAAGAAGCCCCAGCTGCCCCCCAAACCTGCACACCTAAGCCAGCTCCCCCTTCCTCGCTGGCTGTCCAAGCCCTCAGCCCTGGCTCACAGCGCCGCTGAGGAGGGTGGGCAAGGAAAATACAAACAAGGTGAGACTGCTACAGCCGGCCGCGACCCTCGGCCAAACAAAGTCTCCATCGCTGCAGACCAGGGCCCTACTGGACAGAGccagcccagcccccagcatGGCCCCAGCACCatggcccccagccccaccaagAGCCAGGCGATGGGCAGCAACAACCACAGCCCTGACCCCCTCAGGCTCTCAGCTCTCAGCAGCCACCCCATCTCACTGCAGCAGGGCCCTAGCCTCACAGGAGAGAAGTGCTCGGACAGTTCCCAGCAAGGGACCCCCAAGAGCCCTGAGATTCTGCAGGGAGGCCAGCAAGAGCTCCAGGGCTTCCTGAGCCAGGTGCAAGCTCTGGAGAAGGAGGCCGAAAGCACTGTGGATGTGCGGGCGCTGCGGAGGCTCTTTGAGGCTGTGCCCCAGCTGCCAGGAGCCCCTCTGGCTCCCGCTATCTGTGGCAAGCCTGAGGCCTCGGTAGAGCAGGCCTTTGGGGAGCTGACGAGGGTTAGCACAGAAGTGGCCCGGCTGAAGGAACAGACCCTGGCCAGGCTGCTGAACATCGAGGAGGCCGTGCACAAGGCGCTCAGCTCCATGTCTAGCCTCCAGCCTGGGACTAACACCAGGGGCCATTCCCAGGGACCCCCAAAGGAACACAGTGCCCACGAGATCAGTGTCACAGACAGCGGGAGAGTCGGGCCCAACTGCTCAGGCCAGGAGGTCAAAAGTCAAACTCTAGTCAAGAGCCAAACTGAGGTTACAAGCCATACTGAGGTCCAGAGTCAAGCCAAGGTCAGAAATCACTCAGAAGCTGGAAGCCAAGCAGCCCTGGCCACCCCTTCCACCAGGAAGCTGGAGACCTTGAGAGAAGACTCGCACCTTCCCCAAGCGTTACCTCTCAGCAGAGAGTCACCCTCTTCCCCAACCTTTATCTCCATGGAGTCGGCCACAAGGAAGCTTCCGGAGGAGGCCAGCCCCAGGGGCAACCCTGAGATCTCTGTGAAGGGGGCACATTTCACCCAGGATGAATGCCAGACTCAGCCCCACCAGAAAGCTATCTGGCACAAGGCTGGAGAGAAAGAGGCCCCCCAGCTCTCTGGACCGCCACCACCTGGCCCTGCTGCAGCCAGCGCCCTGCCCACCAGGCAGAAGGGTGCTCTGGAGCTGCAGACAGCGCCGGGTGGCTCCCGGCACTACGGAGCCACAGGACCAGGGACTGAGAGGGTGGACCAGTGCAGGACCACAGCGCTCGTGTCCCCCACCACGGTCACTGAGCCCGCCGAGCCACCCAGGGGCCCAGGCCCCCACCTCGGGCACCACACTTCCCCCTTGATGAGGCAGTTTCTGCACAGCCAGACTGGGCTCAGCACGGGCCTGGCAGAAGCTGAGATGCTGCGTGTGCCCTGTGGCCACCCCACACCAGCTGCGCAGTGA
- the XIRP1 gene encoding xin actin-binding repeat-containing protein 1 isoform X2, with the protein MANAQTQVAPTPTIPMAATEDLPLPPPPALEDLPPPPPKESFSKFYQQRQASELRRLYKHIHPELRKNLAEAVAEDLAEVLGSEEPTEGDVQCMRWIFENWRLDAIGDHEKPPAKESVPGGNVQATSRKFEEGSFANSINQEPAGPRPSGGDVRAARQLFETKPLDALTVRAEASEATVREPAASGDVQGTRMLFETRPLDRLGSRRSTQEQSPLELRSEIQELKGDVKKTVKLFQTEPLCAIRDSEGAIHEVKAAYREEIQSNAVRSGRWLFETKPLDAINRDPSQVRVIRGISLEEAARPDVSATRWIFETQPLDAIREILVDEQDFQPSPDLIPPGPDVQQQRRLFETRALDTLKGEEEAGAEAPPKEAVVPGDVRSTLWLFETKPLDTLRDNVQVGHLQRVGPQEGERFTNERLSNADPSAPTLSQGAPERDGVKGDVKTFKNLFETLPLDSIGQGEALAPGSICRAEGTDSAGQSQDTGSPVYAMQDGKGHLHALTSVSREQVVGGDVQGYKWMFETQPLDRLGRSPSTVDVVRGITRQEVVAGDVGTARWLFETQPLEVIHQREQQEREEEEGKPQGGPQPETPHKGDVQTIRWLFETCPMSELAERQGSEVTDPTSKARSCTWMFAPQSPDWPEGSKEQHLEVSQVQAGERQTERHVFETEPLQAAGHPCRRGPVRYCSRVDIPSGQVSRQKEVFQALEAGKKEDQGPREIPEPIPVGSVHKFTWLFENCPMGSPVAESIRGGNLQEEQPVGPSGKGVPERQETVAEGTLRTLHATPGVLHHGGILMEARGPGELCLARYVLPCPGQGSPHVRKEELVSGELPRIVRQVLRRADVDQQGLLVQEDPAGQLHLKPLKLPAPGSSGSIEDMDPEFQELLACGLGTSAGRMGLVMQETEQGLVALTAYSLQPWLASRAPERSSVQLLAGCINKGDLSGLHSLRWEPPADSSPVPASEGAQKLPPAESIIHVPPLDPGKGIGHLRGPGATPCAPQAAGKAVSLAGEEKQESKCTGQKGAAALGKSEGAMTMPPGPRFPALQVTMQSRRTPTAEAQSLQQQARNKHKPGPAPGAASLPTQDGLPQAPAAGTAQSSSKPLAGGNPRIPAAPSKLL; encoded by the exons ATGGCCAATGCCCAGACGCAGGTGGCCCCCACCCCAACCATCCCAATGGCAGCTACAGAGGACctgcccctcccaccaccacctgccCTGGAGGATCTACCACCGCCGCCACCCAAGGAGTCCTTCTCCAAGTTCTACCAGCAGCGGCAAGCCAGCGAGCTCCGCCGCCTCTACAAGCACATCCACCCCGAGCTCCGCAAGAATCTGGCTGAGGCCGTGGCTGAAGACTTGGCTGAGGTTCTGGGTTCCGAGGAGCCCACCGAGGGTGATGTCCAGTGCATGCGCTGGATCTTTGAGAACTGGCGGCTCGATGCCATTGGGGACCAtgagaagccacctgccaaggaGTCTGTGCCCGGTGGCAACGTCCAGGCCACCTCCCGCAAGTTTGAGGAAGGCTCCTTTGCTAATAGCATAAACCAGGAGCCGGCTGGACCTCGGCCATCTGGAGGGGACGTGCGTGCAGCCCGCCAGCTGTTTGAGACGAAGCCGCTGGATGCACTGACAGTTCGTGCTGAAGCATCAGAGGCTACAGTGAGGGAGCCTGCAGCCAGCGGAGACGTCCAGGGTACCAGGATGCTCTTTGAGACACGGCCACTGGACCGCCTTGGCTCCCGCCGCTCCACCCAGGAGCAGAGCCCCTTGGAGCTGCGCTCAGAGATCCAGGAGCTGAAAGGCGATGTGAAGAAGACGGTGAAGCTATTCCAAACAGAGCCGCTGTGTGCCATCCGGGACTCAGAGGGCGCCATCCACGAGGTCAAGGCCGCCTACCGGGAGGAGATCCAAAGCAACGCAGTGAGGTCTGGCCGTTGGCTCTTCGAGACCAAGCCTCTGGATGCCATCAACCGGGACCCCAGCCAGGTGCGGGTGATCCGGGGGatctccctggaggaggcagcccGGCCCGATGTCAGTGCGACTCGCTGGATCTTTGAGACACAGCCCCTGGATGCGATCCGGGAGATCTTAGTGGATGAGCAGGACTTCCAGCCATCCCCGGACCTTATCCCTCCCGGTCCGGATGTTCAGCAGCAGCGGCGTCTGTTTGAGACCCGAGCATTAGACACTCTCAAGggggaagaggaggctggagcAGAGGCCCCACCCAAAGAGGCAGTGGTCCCCGGTGACGTCCGCTCCACCCTGTGGCTATTTGAGACAAAGCCCCTGGACACCCTCAGAGACAATGTCCAAGTGGGTCACCTGCAGCGGGTGGGTCCCCAGGAGGGCGAGAGGTTCACAAATGAGCGTCTATCCAATGCTGACCCCTCAGCACCAACCCTCTCTCAGGGTGCCCCCGAGAGGGATGGGGTGAAGGGAGATGTGAAGACCTTCAAGAACCTTTTTGAGACCCTTCCCCTGGACAGTATCGGGCAGGGGGAAGCTTTGGCCCCTGGGAGCATATGCAGAGCAGAAGGAACTGATTCCGCCGGGCAGTCCCAGGACACAGGGTCCCCAGTGTACGCCATGCAGGATGGCAAAGGTCACCTCCATGCCCTGACCTCCGTCAGCAGAGAACAGGTAGTCGGAGGTGACGTGCAAGGTTACAAGTGGATGTTTGAGACACAGCCCCTAGACCGACTAGGCCGAAGCCCCAGTACCGTCGATGTGGTGCGGGGCATCACCCGGCAGGAAGTGGTGGCTGGAGATGTGGGCACTGCCCGGTGGCTCTTTGAGACACAGCCCCTGGAGGTAATCCACCAACGGGAGCAGCAGGAAcgagaggaagaagaaggaaagccTCAGGGAGGCCCTCAGCCCGAAACACCCCACAAGGGTGACGTGCAGACCATCCGCTGGTTGTTTGAGACGTGCCCGATGAGTGAGCTGGCCGAGAGGCAGGGGTCAGAGGTCACAGACCCCACAAGCAAGGCACGGTCGTGCACCTGGATGTTCGCGCCCCAATCCCCGGACTGGCCAGAAGGCTCCAAGGAGCAGCACCTTGAGGTGAGCCAGGTCCAGGCTGGggaaagacagacagagagacacgTCTTTGAAACTGAGCCTCTGCAGGCCGCGGGCCACCCCTGCAGAAGGGGGCCTGTGCGGTACTGCAGCAGAGTGGACATCCCCTCAGGGCAGGTGTCTCGTCAGAAGGAGGTTTTCCAGGCTCTGGAGGCCGGCAAGAAGGAAGACCAGGGACCCAGAGAAATCCCTGAGCCCATCCCAGTGGGCTCAGTGCACAAGTTCACCTGGCTCTTTGAGAACTGCCCCATGGGCTCCCCGGTAGCTGAGAGCATCCGAGGGGGCAACCTCCAGGAAGAGCAGCCTGTGGGTCCCTCAGGCAAGGGGGTGCCGGAGAGGCAAGAGACTGTGGCCGAGGGGACCCTGCGGACGCTGCACGCCACGCCTGGTGTCCTGCACCATGGAGGCATCCTCATGGAGGCCCGAGGGCCAGGGGAGCTCTGCCTCGCCAGGTACGTGCTCCCATGCCCAGGGCAGGGCAGCCCCCACGTTCGGAAGGAGGAGCTGGTGTCTGGGGAACTCCCCAGGATCGTCCGCCAAGTGCTGCGCCGGGCAGACGTGGACCAGCAGGGGCTGCTGGTGCAGGAGGACCCCGCGGGCCAGCTTCACCTCAAGCCGCTGAAGCTGCCAGCGCCAGGCAGCAGCGGGAGCATCGAAGACATGGACCCTGAGTTCCAGGAGTTGCTGGCTTGTGGCCTCGGGACCTCGGCGGGGAGGATGGggctggtaatgcaggagacagagcagGGCCTGGTGGCGCTGACCGCCTACTCCCTGCAACCCTGGCTAGCCAGCAGGGCCCCCGAAAGGAGTAGTGTGCAGCTGCTGGCCGGCTGCATAAACAAAGGAGACCTGAGTGGCCTGCACAGTCTGCGGTGGGAGCCGCCGGCTGACTCAAGTCCCGTGCCGGCCAGTGAGGGGGCCCAGAAGCTGCCCCCAGCTGAAAGCATCATCCACGTTCCCCCACTGGACCCTGGCAAGGGGATAGGGCATCTGAGAGGGCCGGGGGCCACCCCCTGCGCCCCACAGGCCGCTGGAAAGGCAGTCTCTCTGGCTGGGGAAGAAAAGCAGGAAAGCAAGTGCACTGGGCAGAAAGGGGCGGCAGCTTTAGGAAAGTCAGAGGGAGCCATGACTATGCCCCCAGGACCTAGGTTTCCAGCCCTCCAGGTCACTATGCAGAGTCGAAGGACGCCAACAGCCGAAGCCCAAAGCCTGCAGCAGCAAGCTCGGAACAAGCACAAGCCGGGCCCCGCCCCTGGGGCCGCCTCTCTGCCCACCCAGGATGGGCTTCCGCAAGCACCGGCCGCAGGGACTGCCCAGAGCAGCAGCAAGCCTCTGGCGGGAGGCAACCCCAGGATCCCAGCAGCCCCCAGCAAG cttctgtgA
- the XIRP1 gene encoding xin actin-binding repeat-containing protein 1 isoform X3: MEPDFPAQPRHDENSIRQTSKPTQDPLLHSHNSPAGQKSPGESQTKTLKPEPPTHLRKKPQLPPKPAHLSQLPLPRWLSKPSALAHSAAEEGGQGKYKQGETATAGRDPRPNKVSIAADQGPTGQSQPSPQHGPSTMAPSPTKSQAMGSNNHSPDPLRLSALSSHPISLQQGPSLTGEKCSDSSQQGTPKSPEILQGGQQELQGFLSQVQALEKEAESTVDVRALRRLFEAVPQLPGAPLAPAICGKPEASVEQAFGELTRVSTEVARLKEQTLARLLNIEEAVHKALSSMSSLQPGTNTRGHSQGPPKEHSAHEISVTDSGRVGPNCSGQEVKSQTLVKSQTEVTSHTEVQSQAKVRNHSEAGSQAALATPSTRKLETLREDSHLPQALPLSRESPSSPTFISMESATRKLPEEASPRGNPEISVKGAHFTQDECQTQPHQKAIWHKAGEKEAPQLSGPPPPGPAAASALPTRQKGALELQTAPGGSRHYGATGPGTERVDQCRTTALVSPTTVTEPAEPPRGPGPHLGHHTSPLMRQFLHSQTGLSTGLAEAEMLRVPCGHPTPAAQ; encoded by the coding sequence ATGGAACCGGACTTCCCAGCCCAACCCAGGCATGATGAGAATTCCATCCGGCAGACTTCCAAGCCCACGCAAGACCCCCTTCTTCACTCCCACAACAGCCCTGCTGGCCAGAAAAGCCCTGGGGAGTCACAGACAAAGACCCTGAAACCAGAGCCTCCCACACACCTGAGAAAGAAGCCCCAGCTGCCCCCCAAACCTGCACACCTAAGCCAGCTCCCCCTTCCTCGCTGGCTGTCCAAGCCCTCAGCCCTGGCTCACAGCGCCGCTGAGGAGGGTGGGCAAGGAAAATACAAACAAGGTGAGACTGCTACAGCCGGCCGCGACCCTCGGCCAAACAAAGTCTCCATCGCTGCAGACCAGGGCCCTACTGGACAGAGccagcccagcccccagcatGGCCCCAGCACCatggcccccagccccaccaagAGCCAGGCGATGGGCAGCAACAACCACAGCCCTGACCCCCTCAGGCTCTCAGCTCTCAGCAGCCACCCCATCTCACTGCAGCAGGGCCCTAGCCTCACAGGAGAGAAGTGCTCGGACAGTTCCCAGCAAGGGACCCCCAAGAGCCCTGAGATTCTGCAGGGAGGCCAGCAAGAGCTCCAGGGCTTCCTGAGCCAGGTGCAAGCTCTGGAGAAGGAGGCCGAAAGCACTGTGGATGTGCGGGCGCTGCGGAGGCTCTTTGAGGCTGTGCCCCAGCTGCCAGGAGCCCCTCTGGCTCCCGCTATCTGTGGCAAGCCTGAGGCCTCGGTAGAGCAGGCCTTTGGGGAGCTGACGAGGGTTAGCACAGAAGTGGCCCGGCTGAAGGAACAGACCCTGGCCAGGCTGCTGAACATCGAGGAGGCCGTGCACAAGGCGCTCAGCTCCATGTCTAGCCTCCAGCCTGGGACTAACACCAGGGGCCATTCCCAGGGACCCCCAAAGGAACACAGTGCCCACGAGATCAGTGTCACAGACAGCGGGAGAGTCGGGCCCAACTGCTCAGGCCAGGAGGTCAAAAGTCAAACTCTAGTCAAGAGCCAAACTGAGGTTACAAGCCATACTGAGGTCCAGAGTCAAGCCAAGGTCAGAAATCACTCAGAAGCTGGAAGCCAAGCAGCCCTGGCCACCCCTTCCACCAGGAAGCTGGAGACCTTGAGAGAAGACTCGCACCTTCCCCAAGCGTTACCTCTCAGCAGAGAGTCACCCTCTTCCCCAACCTTTATCTCCATGGAGTCGGCCACAAGGAAGCTTCCGGAGGAGGCCAGCCCCAGGGGCAACCCTGAGATCTCTGTGAAGGGGGCACATTTCACCCAGGATGAATGCCAGACTCAGCCCCACCAGAAAGCTATCTGGCACAAGGCTGGAGAGAAAGAGGCCCCCCAGCTCTCTGGACCGCCACCACCTGGCCCTGCTGCAGCCAGCGCCCTGCCCACCAGGCAGAAGGGTGCTCTGGAGCTGCAGACAGCGCCGGGTGGCTCCCGGCACTACGGAGCCACAGGACCAGGGACTGAGAGGGTGGACCAGTGCAGGACCACAGCGCTCGTGTCCCCCACCACGGTCACTGAGCCCGCCGAGCCACCCAGGGGCCCAGGCCCCCACCTCGGGCACCACACTTCCCCCTTGATGAGGCAGTTTCTGCACAGCCAGACTGGGCTCAGCACGGGCCTGGCAGAAGCTGAGATGCTGCGTGTGCCCTGTGGCCACCCCACACCAGCTGCGCAGTGA